From a region of the Aeoliella mucimassa genome:
- a CDS encoding glycoside hydrolase family 127 protein, which yields MTTHSYLQWYFRKLRTPVHFDSSKTCLLMIMSVCLVLPCPATRANGPQRVGDDLPLGSVTVDDDFWTPMMEVWQRTTIRDCFAKFENDGAFRNFERIRDGRAESHESAPWFDGLVYEMIAASSDFLARHPDPQLQHQLDEYAKLIAAAAERDPDGYINTYTQLEDPTKRWGRNGGNLRYQHDVYNIGCLVEAAVHHYQATGDTRLLKTATTLVGHMAEEFGFPPRLNVIPGHALPEVTLVSLYQLLRDDPALAQEVCGEVEVESILRLAEFFVQARGHYEGRTSLEAYAQDARPVAELQTMEGHAVRATLLCAGMAALAQERPDGVYRECTQRLWQNMTTRRMYITGAVGAIAHDERFGDDYELPNDGYMEICGSVAAGMFHHNMGVLTGDGKYYDELERVLYNGILAGVSQSGDQYLYTNPLTASAQQRRWQWHGCPCCPPMFLKMMGALPGYIYSTRDDGVAVNLFIGSHASLPIGDQQVTIHQSTDYPWNGSIHLKLQLDSPSEFTVRVRLPQWCDAPRLRVNGKPVDSPRVEQGYAVLTRQWSTGDAIQLELPLVPQLVHDNPLVTTNQGYVAIERGPLVYCLENCDNQNLLSHLYFDQDTTLRVESRDDLLGGIDAIRCTANVRGVPAEASESDSAEADHTIEALAIPFYAHSNRQPTARRVWLPEQRQLAEAQKPATIASQAEWTASHCWSGDTTAALNDQLDVAASDDQTTPRFSWWNHRGTTEWVQADLADSTEVSEVQVYWWDDRRLGAHCRTPLRWRVLTLQEGEWKPIAEQTAGATAMDRFCSITFPRQSLSTLRIEVELQPEWSAGILEVQIK from the coding sequence ATGACTACTCACTCTTATCTTCAATGGTATTTCCGCAAGCTTCGCACACCGGTACATTTCGATAGCAGCAAAACTTGTCTGCTGATGATCATGTCTGTCTGCCTGGTCTTGCCCTGCCCTGCAACCAGAGCGAATGGTCCGCAACGGGTTGGCGACGATTTGCCACTGGGGAGCGTTACCGTCGACGATGACTTCTGGACTCCCATGATGGAGGTCTGGCAACGAACCACGATACGCGACTGCTTTGCCAAGTTCGAAAACGATGGTGCCTTTCGCAATTTCGAACGCATCCGCGACGGACGTGCCGAGTCGCACGAAAGCGCACCGTGGTTCGATGGGTTGGTGTACGAAATGATTGCCGCCAGCAGCGACTTCCTGGCCCGGCATCCCGATCCGCAGTTGCAGCACCAGCTGGACGAATACGCCAAGCTGATCGCAGCGGCTGCCGAGCGCGACCCCGATGGCTACATCAACACCTACACGCAACTGGAGGATCCCACCAAGCGGTGGGGACGCAATGGGGGGAATCTTCGCTATCAACACGATGTTTACAATATTGGATGTCTCGTCGAAGCAGCGGTTCACCACTACCAGGCGACCGGCGATACTCGCTTGCTGAAGACGGCCACGACACTAGTCGGGCACATGGCCGAGGAGTTCGGCTTTCCTCCCAGGCTCAACGTGATTCCAGGCCACGCCCTGCCCGAGGTCACCCTCGTTTCGCTCTATCAACTGCTGCGCGACGACCCAGCACTTGCGCAGGAAGTATGCGGAGAGGTCGAAGTCGAATCGATCCTGCGCCTTGCTGAGTTCTTCGTCCAGGCTCGCGGTCATTACGAGGGGCGCACCTCGTTGGAGGCCTACGCCCAAGACGCTCGCCCTGTGGCCGAACTGCAAACCATGGAAGGACATGCGGTCCGGGCGACGCTGCTGTGCGCTGGAATGGCCGCCCTCGCCCAGGAACGCCCCGACGGCGTCTATCGAGAGTGCACGCAGCGCTTGTGGCAAAACATGACCACCCGCCGGATGTACATCACCGGCGCGGTGGGAGCGATCGCTCACGACGAACGGTTTGGCGACGATTACGAGCTGCCCAACGATGGCTACATGGAAATCTGCGGCTCGGTCGCGGCCGGTATGTTTCACCACAACATGGGCGTGCTGACCGGCGATGGCAAGTACTACGACGAACTGGAGCGGGTACTCTACAATGGCATTCTCGCGGGCGTGTCGCAGTCGGGCGATCAGTATCTCTACACGAATCCGCTGACCGCGTCGGCTCAGCAACGTCGCTGGCAATGGCACGGCTGCCCCTGCTGTCCTCCGATGTTCCTGAAGATGATGGGCGCCCTTCCTGGATACATCTACTCGACTCGCGACGATGGAGTAGCGGTGAACCTGTTTATCGGCAGCCATGCGTCGCTGCCAATCGGCGATCAGCAGGTCACCATCCACCAGTCGACCGACTACCCCTGGAACGGCAGCATCCATCTTAAGTTGCAGCTCGACTCGCCCAGCGAGTTCACCGTGCGAGTGCGGCTTCCGCAGTGGTGCGATGCTCCTCGTCTGCGGGTGAATGGCAAGCCGGTTGACTCGCCTCGCGTCGAGCAAGGCTATGCGGTGCTCACTCGCCAGTGGTCGACTGGCGACGCCATTCAGCTCGAGCTGCCGCTCGTTCCGCAACTGGTCCACGACAATCCTCTGGTGACCACCAATCAAGGTTACGTGGCCATCGAACGAGGCCCTTTGGTCTATTGCTTGGAGAATTGTGACAACCAGAATCTGCTGAGCCATCTGTACTTCGATCAAGACACCACGTTGCGAGTGGAGTCGCGCGACGACCTGCTCGGCGGCATCGATGCCATTCGCTGCACTGCCAACGTCCGTGGAGTGCCAGCGGAGGCGAGTGAAAGCGACTCGGCGGAAGCGGACCACACCATCGAGGCGTTGGCCATTCCGTTCTACGCCCACTCCAACCGCCAGCCGACCGCTCGCCGTGTCTGGCTGCCCGAGCAACGCCAACTTGCCGAGGCCCAGAAGCCAGCGACCATTGCCAGCCAAGCCGAGTGGACCGCTTCGCACTGCTGGTCTGGCGATACCACGGCCGCGCTCAACGATCAACTCGACGTCGCCGCTTCCGACGACCAAACCACTCCGCGGTTCAGTTGGTGGAACCATCGAGGAACCACCGAGTGGGTGCAGGCCGACTTGGCCGATTCCACCGAAGTGAGCGAAGTGCAAGTCTACTGGTGGGACGATCGACGGCTCGGCGCTCACTGCCGTACTCCCCTTCGCTGGCGCGTACTTACTTTGCAAGAGGGCGAGTGGAAACCGATTGCCGAACAGACCGCGGGAGCCACCGCAATGGATCGCTTCTGCAGTATCACCTTTCCCCGGCAATCGCTCAGCACGCTTCGCATCGAAGTCGAACTGCAGCCTGAATGGTCGGCCGGCATCCTCGAGGTGCAAATCAAGTAA